A stretch of Saccharothrix texasensis DNA encodes these proteins:
- a CDS encoding cytochrome P450, producing MDYPIARRPGFDPPAEFASLRVDAPVCPVSLRHGQQAHLVTRYDDVRAVLRDHDRFSSDPSTPGFPQLRPVVDRKAAPGSFLVTDPPEHTRYRRMVTGEFTVRRMEALRIEVQRITDERLAALRSGPRPADLVSAFALPVPSDVICLLLGVPVADQEFFSTRSRAHLDRSLSAERVRAALDELHAYLADLIRARRLDPRDDLISRLVREPGLTDEEAVGMAVLLLVGGHETTANSIALSVLALQREPAAWEALVAAPDLVDNAVEELLRFLSPVHHGVVRAVAGEATVGGTVLAAGEGVIASLFAANRDPAAFPDPDRLDLRRDARAHLAFGSGVHQCVGQLLARLEMRVALRALVTHLPTLRPAVPFEDVEFKFDAPIYGLRSLPITW from the coding sequence ATGGACTACCCGATCGCACGTCGTCCCGGGTTCGACCCTCCGGCGGAGTTCGCGTCGTTGCGGGTGGACGCGCCGGTGTGCCCGGTGTCGTTGCGGCACGGTCAGCAGGCGCACCTGGTGACGCGGTACGACGACGTGCGGGCGGTGCTGCGGGATCACGACCGGTTCTCGTCGGACCCGAGCACGCCCGGCTTCCCCCAGCTGCGGCCGGTGGTGGACCGCAAGGCCGCGCCGGGGAGCTTCCTCGTCACCGATCCGCCCGAGCACACGCGCTACCGCCGGATGGTGACCGGCGAGTTCACCGTGCGTCGGATGGAGGCGTTGCGCATCGAAGTGCAACGCATCACGGACGAACGCTTGGCCGCGCTGCGGTCGGGGCCTCGGCCGGCGGACCTGGTGAGCGCGTTCGCGCTGCCCGTGCCGTCGGACGTGATCTGCCTGCTGCTCGGCGTCCCGGTGGCGGACCAGGAGTTCTTCTCCACCCGGAGCCGCGCCCACCTGGACCGGTCGCTGTCCGCCGAGCGGGTGCGGGCGGCGTTGGACGAGCTGCACGCCTACCTGGCCGACCTGATCCGCGCCCGCCGCCTCGACCCCCGCGACGACCTGATCAGCCGCCTGGTGCGGGAGCCGGGGCTGACCGACGAGGAGGCGGTCGGGATGGCCGTGCTGCTGCTCGTCGGCGGGCACGAGACGACGGCGAACTCGATCGCGCTGTCCGTGCTGGCGCTGCAACGGGAACCGGCGGCGTGGGAGGCGCTGGTCGCGGCACCCGACCTGGTCGACAACGCGGTGGAGGAGCTGCTGAGGTTCTTGAGCCCCGTGCACCACGGGGTGGTGCGGGCGGTGGCGGGTGAGGCGACCGTCGGCGGGACGGTGCTCGCGGCGGGCGAGGGCGTGATCGCCTCCCTGTTCGCCGCCAACCGCGACCCGGCCGCGTTCCCCGACCCGGACCGCCTCGACCTGCGCCGGGACGCGCGGGCGCACCTCGCGTTCGGCAGCGGGGTGCACCAGTGCGTCGGGCAGCTGTTGGCGCGCCTGGAGATGCGCGTGGCCCTGCGGGCGCTGGTGACGCACCTGCCGACCCTGCGCCCCGCCGTGCCGTTCGAGGACGTCGAGTTCAAGTTCGACGCCCCGATCTACGGCCTCCGCTCGCTGCCGATCACCTGGTGA
- a CDS encoding M20/M25/M40 family metallo-hydrolase yields the protein MVEGARRVLVLLIVIAGVGVTAVLGFRPPSPVADAPPAEFAAGRAERHLAAIAQRPHPIGSADNGRVRDYIVDTARGLGADVTVESDDVVRPWRGVRVATTHNVVARVPGAEPSVSGGKALLLVAHYDSVPTGPGAADDGAAVAAMLETLRALTTGGVRNDVVFLFTDGEEAGALGADAYVRRHGVDGVGAVLNWEARGSGGPVWMFQTGADNAPLVSAFGQASSRPIANSFAYEVYRRMPNYSDFTIFQDAGARGLNSAFIEHVHDYHSPYDDLSRLDRGSLQHHGETMVGLVRALGDRDLRAGGGGGDAVYFDLFSRVLVHYPTWLAVALAAVTVVALASALVAGVRSGRLRWPGVLGVAGVAVGAVVVAGAVSFGAWALVAAVRPGLGFLALSEPHERGWFVAGFCVLGSAVLVAAARVARRWSPAEVVAGVLVVTAVLLAATTVAVPGAGFLFQWTLLLGLPALWTTRLAFVAPLVAAAIFPPLVGTMMVALGMPLSAVAVVFAALAGVLLLPLLPSGSWWPALGVTAVAVVLIAVGTARFGFAPDEPRPDSLVYLQDTGGASWLSADPAPDEWTSRVLGENPERVTLPYPALDKPMMRAAAPDLRLPAPGVTAVAATDGPVRTVTFRVTPNTRAWRTHVTLSDPGRRSCRLGSTDLPGSVLDLYGPSSREITCELDPGTPLEVAVADQWAGLPTEATALIGPRPPDTMPVQSGSRAFDAAVVRAEFRL from the coding sequence ATGGTCGAAGGCGCCCGTCGGGTGTTGGTCCTGCTCATCGTGATCGCCGGGGTGGGTGTGACGGCGGTGCTGGGGTTCCGGCCGCCCTCGCCCGTGGCGGACGCGCCGCCGGCGGAGTTCGCCGCCGGGCGCGCCGAGCGGCACCTGGCAGCCATCGCCCAGCGGCCGCACCCGATCGGTTCGGCGGACAACGGGCGAGTCCGCGACTACATCGTCGACACCGCCCGCGGCCTCGGCGCGGACGTCACGGTGGAGTCCGACGACGTCGTGCGGCCGTGGCGCGGGGTCCGGGTGGCCACCACGCACAACGTCGTCGCGCGCGTGCCCGGCGCGGAGCCCTCGGTGAGCGGCGGCAAGGCGTTGCTGCTGGTCGCGCACTACGACTCGGTGCCCACCGGTCCGGGCGCGGCCGACGACGGCGCGGCGGTCGCCGCGATGCTGGAGACGCTGCGCGCGTTGACCACCGGCGGGGTGCGCAACGACGTGGTGTTCCTGTTCACCGACGGCGAGGAGGCCGGCGCGCTCGGCGCGGACGCGTACGTGCGGCGCCACGGGGTCGACGGCGTCGGCGCGGTGCTGAACTGGGAGGCGCGGGGCAGCGGCGGGCCGGTGTGGATGTTCCAGACGGGTGCGGACAACGCGCCGCTCGTGTCGGCGTTCGGGCAGGCGAGCAGCAGGCCGATCGCGAACTCGTTCGCCTACGAGGTCTACCGGCGGATGCCGAACTACAGTGACTTCACCATCTTCCAGGACGCGGGCGCGCGGGGGTTGAACAGCGCGTTCATCGAGCACGTGCACGACTACCACTCGCCTTACGACGACCTGTCGCGACTGGACCGGGGGAGCCTCCAGCACCACGGCGAGACGATGGTGGGGCTGGTGCGGGCACTGGGCGACCGGGACCTGCGGGCCGGTGGCGGTGGCGGTGACGCGGTGTACTTCGACCTGTTCTCCCGGGTGCTGGTGCACTACCCGACGTGGCTCGCGGTGGCGTTGGCCGCGGTGACGGTGGTCGCGCTGGCGTCGGCGCTGGTCGCGGGTGTCCGGAGTGGCCGGCTGCGGTGGCCCGGTGTGCTCGGGGTGGCCGGCGTGGCGGTCGGCGCGGTGGTCGTGGCGGGCGCGGTGTCGTTCGGGGCGTGGGCGCTGGTGGCGGCGGTGCGGCCGGGCTTGGGGTTCCTGGCGTTGTCGGAGCCGCACGAGCGGGGCTGGTTCGTCGCCGGGTTCTGCGTGCTCGGGTCGGCGGTGCTGGTCGCGGCGGCGCGGGTGGCGCGGCGGTGGTCGCCGGCCGAGGTCGTCGCCGGGGTGCTGGTGGTGACGGCCGTGCTGCTGGCCGCCACGACGGTGGCCGTGCCGGGCGCCGGGTTCCTGTTCCAGTGGACGCTGCTGCTCGGCCTGCCCGCGTTGTGGACGACCCGGCTGGCCTTCGTCGCGCCGCTGGTGGCGGCGGCGATCTTCCCGCCGCTGGTCGGCACGATGATGGTGGCGTTGGGCATGCCGTTGAGCGCGGTCGCGGTGGTGTTCGCGGCACTGGCCGGTGTGCTGCTGCTGCCGCTGCTGCCCTCGGGCTCGTGGTGGCCGGCGCTCGGCGTGACCGCGGTGGCCGTGGTGCTGATCGCGGTGGGGACCGCGCGGTTCGGCTTCGCGCCGGACGAGCCGCGCCCCGACTCGCTCGTCTACCTCCAGGACACGGGCGGCGCGAGCTGGCTCTCCGCCGACCCGGCGCCCGACGAGTGGACCTCGCGGGTGCTGGGGGAGAACCCGGAACGGGTGACGCTGCCGTACCCGGCGCTGGACAAGCCGATGATGCGCGCCGCCGCGCCCGACCTGCGCCTGCCCGCGCCCGGCGTGACCGCGGTGGCCGCCACCGACGGCCCGGTGCGGACGGTGACGTTCCGCGTCACGCCGAACACGCGGGCGTGGCGGACCCACGTGACGCTGTCCGACCCCGGCCGGCGGTCGTGCCGCCTCGGCTCCACCGACCTGCCCGGCTCGGTGCTGGACCTCTACGGCCCGTCCAGTCGCGAGATCACCTGCGAGCTGGACCCCGGCACGCCGCTGGAGGTGGCCGTGGCCGACCAGTGGGCCGGCCTGCCCACCGAGGCGACCGCCCTGATCGGCCCCCGCCCCCCGGACACCATGCCGGTCCAGTCGGGCAGCCGCGCCTTCGACGCCGCCGTGGTCCGCGCCGAGTTCCGCCTCTGA
- a CDS encoding serine/threonine-protein kinase: MVDRTIAGRYRLTERIGTGGMGVVWRAEDQRLRRIVAVKELLSRTGFDQESIDRAVREGRIAARLSHPNVIALYDVVEYDGHPWLIMEYLPSRSLATVMSERGTLPAEEVARLGVQLADGLAAAHRAGVTHRDVKPGNVLVTEFGTVKVTDFGTSRATDEATVTASGLLVGTPAYLAPEVARGGKGEFPADVFALGATLYAALEGTPPFGVDGNTIALLHRVADGRFPPPRNAGPLTPVLMRLLDTDPETRPSMPEAADMLRDVRFDGPTPPPAPPSPTPTAILASPLDPVPTPEPTPVEPAPEPQPAQVKPVPVQPAPVQPTPARSAPARPAPPQPNPSPPDPPQPAPARSAPPDEEKRGDRKALIALAVVALIAIAVVTYLVTRDGDGSSAAGTDPTSQTTAEATTGAPAETRPDQTTEEEQPTTTTTPPPGPTTTDTTQPPVEIGPDQALSQYYGLLPNDLETAYGRLTDGFKAARSPSFGAYQGFWGQMSAVSVSNVQAVGPQQVTATVSYTFKSGQTQTEQHLYTLVKVNGQWAIDGQQAA, translated from the coding sequence GTGGTGGACCGCACTATCGCAGGCCGGTATCGGCTGACCGAGCGGATCGGCACGGGCGGGATGGGGGTGGTGTGGCGGGCCGAGGACCAGCGGCTGCGCCGCATCGTCGCGGTCAAGGAACTGCTGTCCCGCACCGGGTTCGACCAGGAGTCGATCGACCGCGCGGTCCGGGAGGGGCGCATCGCGGCCCGCCTGTCGCACCCCAACGTGATCGCCCTGTACGACGTGGTCGAGTACGACGGCCACCCGTGGCTGATCATGGAGTACCTGCCGTCGCGCAGCCTGGCCACGGTGATGAGCGAACGCGGCACGCTGCCGGCCGAGGAGGTGGCCCGGCTCGGCGTGCAGCTGGCGGACGGGCTGGCCGCCGCCCACCGGGCGGGTGTCACGCACCGCGACGTGAAGCCGGGCAACGTGCTGGTCACCGAGTTCGGCACGGTCAAGGTCACCGACTTCGGCACCTCGCGCGCGACCGACGAGGCGACCGTCACCGCGTCCGGGCTGCTCGTCGGCACGCCCGCCTACCTGGCCCCGGAGGTGGCGCGCGGCGGGAAGGGCGAGTTCCCGGCCGACGTGTTCGCGCTGGGCGCGACGCTGTACGCGGCACTGGAGGGCACGCCGCCGTTCGGCGTGGACGGCAACACCATCGCCCTGCTGCACCGGGTCGCCGACGGCCGGTTCCCGCCGCCGCGCAACGCCGGTCCGCTGACGCCGGTGCTGATGCGCCTGCTCGACACGGACCCGGAGACCCGGCCGAGCATGCCCGAGGCCGCCGACATGCTGCGCGACGTGCGGTTCGACGGCCCGACGCCGCCGCCTGCGCCGCCGTCCCCGACGCCGACCGCGATCCTGGCCTCACCCCTCGACCCGGTGCCCACGCCCGAGCCGACGCCCGTCGAGCCGGCGCCCGAGCCCCAGCCCGCCCAGGTCAAGCCGGTTCCGGTGCAGCCCGCCCCGGTCCAGCCCACCCCGGCCCGTTCCGCCCCGGCCCGGCCCGCGCCGCCGCAACCGAACCCGTCCCCACCGGACCCGCCTCAGCCCGCACCGGCCCGGTCCGCGCCGCCGGACGAGGAGAAGCGAGGCGACCGCAAGGCGCTCATCGCCCTCGCCGTCGTGGCCCTGATCGCCATCGCCGTCGTGACGTACCTGGTCACCCGGGACGGGGACGGCTCATCGGCGGCGGGGACGGACCCGACCAGCCAGACCACCGCCGAGGCGACCACCGGCGCGCCCGCCGAGACCCGACCCGACCAGACCACCGAGGAAGAGCAGCCGACCACGACCACCACGCCGCCGCCCGGACCGACGACCACCGACACCACCCAGCCGCCCGTCGAGATCGGCCCGGACCAGGCGCTGAGCCAGTACTACGGCCTGCTGCCGAACGACCTGGAGACCGCCTACGGCCGCCTCACCGACGGGTTCAAGGCCGCCAGGTCGCCGAGCTTCGGCGCCTACCAGGGCTTCTGGGGGCAGATGAGCGCGGTGTCCGTCAGCAACGTGCAGGCCGTCGGCCCGCAGCAGGTGACGGCGACCGTGTCGTACACGTTCAAGTCCGGCCAGACCCAGACCGAGCAGCACCTCTACACGCTGGTCAAGGTCAACGGGCAGTGGGCGATCGACGGTCAGCAGGCCGCCTAG
- a CDS encoding CoA transferase: MDPVTAHAWAALGGRPDLTVDYTSAGDVLSARLPVRDLARATVGVCALAAAELKAARDHTPIPPVTVHEAAVATAFTSERHLRVDGRPGGGFAPLSGFWRTADGWVRTHANYPHHKERLLGALGVADDRAVLADELATRRAVEVQETVYAAGGLAVAVATGPDPTRRPLVDARPTPAAKRVLPPAARAADGVRVLDLTRVIAGPVATRTLAFLGADVLRVDPPHLPEDPDIHADTGMGKRSTLLDLATRHGRRAFDDLLDHADVVVTGYRPGALDRHGVSPEALHARRPDLVIARLTAWGHTGGWAGRRGFDSLVQAATGIAAAESADGLGRADGLGGTPGVLPAQALDHGTGYLLAAAVLRALTEPLGRRLDLSLAATASWLLHDVEPSPARGAYDPDPWLVETPSSYGALRHARPPLVDGGTWDHPPTAWGADEPRWR, from the coding sequence GTGGACCCGGTGACAGCGCACGCCTGGGCGGCCCTCGGCGGCCGACCCGACCTGACGGTCGACTACACCTCGGCGGGCGACGTGCTCAGCGCCCGACTGCCCGTCCGCGACCTGGCACGCGCCACCGTGGGGGTGTGCGCCCTCGCCGCGGCCGAGCTGAAAGCCGCGCGCGACCACACCCCGATCCCGCCGGTGACGGTGCACGAGGCCGCCGTCGCCACGGCGTTCACCAGCGAGCGCCACCTCCGCGTCGACGGCCGCCCGGGCGGCGGCTTCGCGCCGCTGTCCGGGTTCTGGCGCACCGCCGACGGCTGGGTCCGCACCCACGCCAACTACCCCCACCACAAGGAACGCCTGCTCGGAGCCCTGGGCGTGGCCGACGACCGCGCCGTCCTGGCCGATGAGCTGGCCACCCGCCGAGCCGTCGAGGTCCAGGAGACCGTCTACGCGGCGGGCGGCCTGGCGGTCGCGGTCGCCACCGGACCCGACCCCACCCGGCGTCCCCTGGTCGACGCCCGCCCCACGCCCGCCGCGAAACGCGTCCTCCCGCCGGCCGCGCGCGCCGCCGACGGCGTCCGGGTCCTCGACCTCACCAGGGTCATCGCGGGCCCGGTCGCCACCCGCACCCTCGCGTTCCTCGGCGCGGACGTCCTCCGCGTCGACCCGCCCCACCTGCCCGAGGACCCCGACATCCACGCCGACACCGGCATGGGCAAGCGCTCCACCCTGCTCGACCTGGCCACCCGGCACGGCCGGCGCGCGTTCGACGACCTCCTCGACCACGCCGACGTCGTCGTCACCGGCTACCGGCCGGGTGCGCTCGACCGCCACGGCGTGAGCCCGGAAGCACTGCACGCGCGCCGCCCCGACCTGGTGATCGCCCGGCTGACGGCCTGGGGCCACACCGGAGGCTGGGCGGGCCGGCGCGGGTTCGACAGCCTGGTCCAAGCCGCCACCGGCATCGCCGCCGCCGAGAGCGCCGACGGCCTGGGCCGCGCCGACGGGCTGGGCGGCACCCCCGGCGTGCTGCCCGCCCAAGCCCTCGACCACGGCACCGGCTACCTGCTCGCCGCCGCCGTCCTCCGGGCCCTCACCGAACCGCTGGGCCGGCGCCTGGACCTGTCGCTCGCCGCCACCGCGTCCTGGCTCCTGCACGACGTCGAACCCTCACCCGCGCGCGGCGCCTACGACCCCGACCCCTGGCTGGTCGAGACCCCGTCGTCCTACGGCGCCCTCCGCCACGCCCGCCCGCCGCTCGTCGACGGCGGGACGTGGGACCACCCGCCGACCGCCTGGGGCGCCGACGAACCCCGCTGGCGGTGA
- a CDS encoding GNAT family N-acetyltransferase: MDALPAGHTVRPPRADDAEPILGLVHACTTAVVGFADYTLDEMRDELARPGFDLARDAWLVLDAAGAPVGYATANGKGGSDQVDVEVVSRDPVLVDWLFTRVLRRARELGRAGGHDAVTVDHGVYRDDVALRERVAALGFEVATTFHRMRVDHVGDVPPPAPVPGLVLRQAVDPQVRRAAHEVWNASFAGHFGFVPKTYGEWHEGQDRKSVFDWSGLWLAELDGRPAGFLERTDQFADENRGYVGHLGVRAGARGRGVAKHLLGHAFHLDARDGRVGTVLHVDSNNPTPALGLYESVGMRPVLVIDVWRGRFG, encoded by the coding sequence ATGGACGCCCTTCCCGCCGGTCACACCGTCCGGCCGCCGCGCGCGGACGACGCCGAGCCGATCCTCGGCCTGGTGCACGCCTGCACCACGGCGGTCGTCGGGTTCGCCGACTACACGCTCGACGAGATGCGGGACGAGCTGGCCCGGCCCGGCTTCGACCTGGCCCGCGACGCGTGGCTGGTGCTCGACGCGGCGGGCGCGCCGGTCGGGTACGCGACCGCGAACGGCAAGGGCGGCAGCGACCAGGTGGACGTCGAAGTGGTGTCCCGGGACCCGGTGCTGGTGGACTGGCTGTTCACCAGGGTGCTGCGCCGTGCCCGTGAGCTCGGGCGGGCCGGCGGGCACGACGCGGTGACCGTCGACCACGGCGTCTACCGGGACGACGTGGCGCTGCGGGAGCGGGTGGCCGCGCTGGGGTTCGAGGTCGCGACCACGTTCCACCGGATGCGGGTCGACCACGTCGGCGACGTGCCGCCGCCCGCGCCCGTGCCGGGGCTGGTGCTGCGGCAGGCCGTGGACCCGCAGGTCCGGCGGGCCGCGCACGAGGTGTGGAACGCGTCGTTCGCCGGGCACTTCGGGTTCGTGCCGAAGACCTACGGGGAGTGGCACGAGGGGCAGGACCGCAAGTCGGTCTTCGACTGGTCGGGGCTGTGGCTGGCGGAGCTGGACGGACGACCGGCCGGGTTCCTGGAGCGCACCGACCAGTTCGCCGACGAGAACCGCGGCTACGTCGGCCACCTGGGCGTGCGGGCCGGGGCGCGGGGTCGCGGGGTGGCGAAGCACCTGCTGGGGCACGCCTTCCACCTGGACGCGCGCGACGGTCGCGTGGGCACGGTCCTGCACGTCGACTCGAACAACCCGACGCCCGCGCTCGGCCTCTACGAGTCGGTGGGGATGCGGCCGGTGCTGGTGATCGACGTGTGGCGCGGCCGGTTCGGGTGA
- a CDS encoding substrate-binding domain-containing protein produces MPSLDRRRFLWGTTAVGTAALLAGCTSNESANTAPNAVAGGSGQNTQPGKQVTIGFSAPAADHGWMAAMTKNAKAQADEFSDVTFKATEGTNDVNQQIGQVETLINDKVDVLVVLPFDGKALTEVGRQAMDAGIPVINLDRVFDTPLAYRLWIGGDNYRMGVNAGEYIASQLKAKNITNPIIGEVAGIDSLPLTQERSKGFSDALAKAGFAVGPRVSASFTSESGEQQTANLLQSAPKLDALWNHDDDQGIGVMAAIDSAGRKEFVMVGGAGSRNMMDLIKADSGVVKATVLYSPSMASSAIALARLLGQTKGIGDMAEHDIPASITTYSAVVTKENVDQYLDVGFDS; encoded by the coding sequence ATGCCCTCACTCGACCGCCGCCGCTTCCTCTGGGGAACCACCGCCGTCGGCACCGCCGCCCTGCTGGCCGGGTGCACGTCCAACGAGTCCGCCAACACCGCGCCGAACGCCGTCGCGGGCGGCTCGGGCCAGAACACCCAGCCGGGCAAGCAGGTCACCATCGGCTTCTCCGCACCCGCCGCCGACCACGGCTGGATGGCCGCGATGACGAAGAACGCCAAGGCGCAGGCCGACGAGTTCTCCGACGTCACGTTCAAGGCCACCGAGGGCACCAACGACGTCAACCAGCAGATCGGCCAGGTCGAGACGCTGATCAACGACAAGGTCGACGTGCTGGTCGTGCTGCCGTTCGACGGCAAGGCCCTCACCGAGGTCGGCCGCCAGGCCATGGACGCGGGCATCCCGGTGATCAACCTGGACCGGGTCTTCGACACCCCGCTCGCCTACCGGCTGTGGATCGGCGGCGACAACTACCGCATGGGCGTCAACGCGGGGGAGTACATCGCCTCGCAGCTGAAGGCCAAGAACATCACGAACCCGATCATCGGCGAGGTCGCCGGCATCGACTCGCTGCCGCTGACCCAGGAGCGCAGCAAGGGCTTCAGCGACGCCCTGGCGAAGGCGGGCTTCGCCGTCGGCCCGCGCGTCTCGGCGTCGTTCACGTCCGAGTCCGGTGAGCAGCAGACGGCCAACCTGCTCCAGTCGGCGCCCAAGCTGGACGCGCTGTGGAACCACGACGACGACCAGGGCATCGGTGTCATGGCCGCGATCGACAGCGCCGGCCGCAAGGAGTTCGTCATGGTCGGCGGCGCGGGCTCGCGCAACATGATGGACCTGATCAAGGCCGACAGCGGCGTGGTCAAGGCGACCGTCCTCTACAGCCCGTCGATGGCGTCCTCGGCGATCGCGCTGGCCAGGCTGCTCGGCCAGACCAAGGGCATCGGCGACATGGCCGAGCACGACATCCCCGCGTCCATCACCACCTACTCGGCCGTGGTGACCAAGGAGAACGTCGACCAGTACCTCGACGTCGGCTTCGACTCCTGA
- a CDS encoding Gfo/Idh/MocA family protein, which produces MTEEIGVGMVGHAFMGAVHSHAWRSVHRFFDVPLTPRLAVLGGRDPVRTKDAATKYGWAAVETDWRALVARDDVGLVDICTPGDTHAEIALAALAAGKHVLCEKPLANTVAEAEAMAAAAEEAAGRGVRSMVAFNYRRVPAIALARKLVEEGRIGEVRHVRAVYLQDWLSDPSSPMTWRMRKEKAGSGALGDLGAHIVDAAQFVTGDLITGVSATTETFVRSRPDGDGFADVTVDDAAVFLARFSSGALGTFEATRYALGRKNSMRLEVNGTRGSLAFDFESMNELSVFSADDGSAAGFRRILVTEADHPYVGAWWPPGHLLGYEHTFTHEAADFLTAIGGGVDPAPSFTDGLRVQRVLAAVEESAGQQSTWTMIGDPR; this is translated from the coding sequence ATGACGGAAGAGATCGGCGTGGGCATGGTCGGCCACGCGTTCATGGGCGCGGTGCACTCGCACGCCTGGCGCAGCGTCCACCGGTTCTTCGACGTGCCCCTGACGCCTCGCCTGGCCGTCCTCGGCGGGCGTGACCCGGTGCGCACCAAGGACGCGGCGACCAAGTACGGCTGGGCGGCCGTCGAGACCGACTGGCGCGCGCTCGTCGCCCGGGACGACGTCGGCCTCGTCGACATCTGCACCCCCGGCGACACGCACGCCGAGATCGCGCTCGCCGCGCTCGCCGCCGGCAAGCACGTGCTGTGCGAGAAGCCGCTGGCCAACACGGTCGCGGAAGCCGAGGCGATGGCCGCCGCCGCGGAGGAGGCCGCCGGGCGCGGTGTGCGGTCGATGGTCGCGTTCAACTACCGGCGGGTGCCCGCGATCGCGCTGGCCCGCAAGCTGGTGGAGGAAGGCCGCATCGGCGAGGTCCGGCACGTGCGCGCGGTGTACCTGCAGGACTGGCTGTCGGACCCCTCGTCGCCGATGACGTGGCGGATGCGCAAGGAGAAGGCCGGGTCGGGCGCGCTGGGCGACCTCGGCGCGCACATCGTGGACGCCGCGCAGTTCGTCACCGGCGACCTGATCACCGGTGTCAGCGCCACCACGGAGACCTTCGTCCGCTCCCGGCCCGACGGCGACGGGTTCGCCGACGTGACGGTGGACGACGCGGCCGTGTTCCTGGCCCGCTTCTCGTCCGGCGCGCTGGGCACGTTCGAGGCGACCCGGTACGCGTTGGGTCGCAAGAACTCGATGCGGCTGGAGGTCAACGGCACGCGCGGCAGCCTGGCGTTCGACTTCGAGTCGATGAACGAGCTGTCGGTGTTCTCGGCCGACGACGGCTCGGCGGCCGGGTTCCGGCGGATCCTGGTGACCGAGGCCGACCACCCGTACGTGGGCGCGTGGTGGCCGCCGGGTCACCTGCTCGGCTACGAGCACACGTTCACGCACGAGGCCGCGGACTTCCTGACCGCCATCGGCGGTGGCGTCGACCCGGCGCCGAGCTTCACCGACGGCCTGCGCGTGCAGCGGGTGCTGGCGGCGGTGGAGGAGAGTGCCGGGCAGCAGTCGACGTGGACGATGATCGGAGACCCCCGATGA
- a CDS encoding sugar phosphate isomerase/epimerase family protein, whose protein sequence is MSRPVTLFTGQWADLPFEEVCRLASGWGYDGLEIACGGDHFEVDKALADDDYVPAKRAMLARYGLDVFTISNHLVGQAVCDDPIDFRHKAILPSRIWGDGEPEGVRQRAAAEMADTARAAARLGVGTVVGFTGSSIWKYVAMFPPVPQAVIDEGYADFARRWNPILDVFDEVGVRFAHEVHPSEIAYDYWTTRKALDAVGNRPAFGLNWDPSHFVWQDLDPVGFILDFADRIYHVDCKDTKKRFDGRNGRLGSHLAWADPRRGWDFVSTGHGDVPWEESFRALNAIGYRGPISVEWEDAGMDRLRGAEEAVGFIRRHLFDPPAASFDAAFSTGE, encoded by the coding sequence ATGAGCCGACCGGTCACCTTGTTCACCGGCCAGTGGGCCGACCTGCCGTTCGAGGAGGTGTGCCGGCTCGCGTCCGGCTGGGGCTACGACGGGCTGGAGATCGCCTGCGGGGGCGACCACTTCGAGGTGGACAAGGCGCTCGCGGACGACGACTACGTGCCGGCGAAGCGCGCGATGCTGGCGCGGTACGGGTTGGACGTGTTCACGATCTCCAACCACCTGGTCGGGCAGGCGGTGTGCGACGACCCGATCGACTTCCGGCACAAGGCGATCCTGCCGTCCCGCATCTGGGGCGACGGCGAGCCGGAAGGCGTGCGGCAGCGCGCGGCCGCCGAGATGGCGGACACCGCGCGTGCGGCGGCCCGGTTGGGCGTGGGCACGGTGGTCGGGTTCACCGGCTCGTCGATCTGGAAGTACGTGGCGATGTTCCCGCCCGTGCCGCAGGCCGTGATCGACGAGGGGTACGCCGACTTCGCGCGGCGGTGGAACCCGATCCTGGACGTGTTCGACGAGGTGGGGGTGCGGTTCGCGCACGAGGTGCACCCGTCGGAGATCGCGTACGACTACTGGACGACGCGGAAGGCCCTGGACGCGGTGGGCAACCGGCCCGCGTTCGGGCTGAACTGGGACCCGTCGCACTTCGTCTGGCAGGACCTGGACCCGGTCGGGTTCATCCTCGACTTCGCCGACCGGATCTACCACGTGGACTGCAAGGACACGAAGAAGCGCTTCGACGGGCGCAACGGGCGGCTCGGGTCGCACCTGGCGTGGGCCGACCCGCGGCGCGGGTGGGACTTCGTGTCGACCGGCCACGGCGACGTGCCGTGGGAGGAGTCGTTCCGCGCGTTGAACGCGATCGGGTACCGCGGGCCGATCTCGGTGGAGTGGGAAGACGCCGGGATGGACCGGCTGCGCGGGGCGGAGGAGGCGGTCGGGTTCATCCGGCGGCACCTGTTCGACCCGCCGGCCGCGTCCTTCGACGCCGCGTTCAGCACGGGCGAGTGA